From the Leucoraja erinacea ecotype New England chromosome 33, Leri_hhj_1, whole genome shotgun sequence genome, one window contains:
- the c33h15orf40 gene encoding UPF0235 protein C15orf40 homolog, producing the protein MGAGFCVHPQCKAASAVPSSTRLPPAVPPAHFLVSDGDVWARGARARWRPAVGCGGLGGATGPSVALLRSLLSLSVPRRLGVRAMPRPRGRRMNEEKAKDSILSAPQGPVKVDKNGSVLVVIHAKPGAKANAITDMSEEAVGVAIAAPPSDGEANTELIAYLAKVLQLKKSELVLYKGSRSREKVVKIQTLLSPEEVHKRLKIAAVTN; encoded by the exons ATGGGTGcaggtttttgtgtccatcctcagtgtaaagcagcatctgcagttccttcctccacacgacTTCCACCTGCTGTTCCGCCCGCCCACTTCCTGGTGAGTGACGGCGATGTCTGGGCCCGGGGCGCGCGTGCGCGGTGGCGGCCGGCTGTTGGTTGCGGAGGCCTGGGCGGCGCCACGGGCCCATCAGTCGCGCTGCTGCGGTCGCTGCTCTCACTCTCggtgccccgccggctgggcgtGAGGGCCATGCCGCGGCCAAGGGGCAGGAGAATG AATGAAGAGAAAGCAAAGGACTCCATATTATCAGCCCCTCAAGGTCCCGTGAAGGTTGATAAGAACGGTTCTGTTCTGGTGGTCATTCATGCTAAACCTGGAGCCAAAGCAAATGCTATAACAG ATATGTCCGAAGAAGCAGTGGGTGTGGCCATTGCAGCACCTCCTTCCGATGGAGAGGCCAACACAGAGCTGATTGCCTACCTTGCCAAGGTGCTGCAGTTAAAGAAAAGTGAGCTGGTTCTGTACAAG GGTTCCAGGTCACGTGAGAAGGTGGTGAAGATTCAAACCTTGTTGAGCCCAGAGGAGGTGCACAAAAGACTCAAAATTGCAGCTGTCACAAACTGA
- the LOC129712671 gene encoding RNA guanine-N7 methyltransferase activating subunit-like has protein sequence MSNEAEPAAGFKEILAPRYTAADAEFQEIVKSSSDPPPIAEDRMDRPGGNRRTSSEAILAPDYEEMFAHRFTAADTEYQAMVKSATDPPPIVEDWMGQSGGNRRSHDHGFHRGHSDNRHWSNNQRWQGRDRSSNRSGSYESYSQGNNSH, from the exons ATGTCCAATGAAGCAGAACCGGCTGCAGGCTTCAAAGAAATACTTGCTCCCCGGTACACGGCAGCTGATGCGGAGTTTCAGGAAATAGTGAAGAGTTCTTCTGATCCACCGCCCATTGCAGAGGACAGGATGGACCGACCTGGTGGGAACCGCAG AACATCCAGTGAAGCAATACTGGCTCCAGACTACGAGGAAATGTTTGCTCACCGGTTCACGGCAGCTGACACGGAGTATCAGGCAATGGTGAAGAGTGCGACTGACCCACCGCCCATTGTAGAGGATTGGATGGGCCAATCCGGTGGGAACCGCAG GTCACACGACCATGGATTCCATCGAGGGCACAGTGATAATCGCCACTGGTCAAATAACCAGCGGTGGCAAGGCAGAGATCGCAGCAGCAATCGATCTGGCTCTTATGAATCGTACAGCCAAGGGAACAATTCGCACTGA